A window from Entomoplasma freundtii encodes these proteins:
- a CDS encoding DnaJ domain-containing protein, which yields MNIVGIIFFILILLSLFSSGSGFLAYKSRRKRNYSQNQSQTHQAFEANKKVWQFNTQKTVSIPEYNYQENFTDFPFFSNYQETEAFLAKKNVSPKQMQNFMKSMKGYESQMARYWTEQQRRLLRAFDQAGLNTSPEATEFALKYYNLFLDAFRHEVINYLANKILVAEVGRALNEEPKVMPQGQSYDHYIKGALDYFYMILNDDVNKIIDSMNQEIRSQYAQFFWQSDEARNQSHSAGASFQAQFDEVGQAYKTLETKQEATDDELKSNYRKLAKKYHPDRNPSQEAKEKMAKINSAYDLLKKIRNM from the coding sequence ATGAATATTGTAGGTATTATTTTTTTCATTCTAATTTTGCTTTCACTTTTTTCTTCAGGATCTGGCTTTTTGGCTTACAAAAGTCGTCGTAAACGTAACTACTCTCAAAACCAAAGCCAAACTCATCAAGCCTTTGAAGCCAATAAAAAGGTTTGACAATTTAATACCCAAAAAACCGTTTCAATACCAGAATATAATTACCAAGAAAACTTTACTGATTTTCCATTTTTTAGTAATTACCAAGAAACTGAAGCTTTTCTAGCCAAAAAGAATGTTAGTCCAAAGCAAATGCAAAATTTCATGAAAAGTATGAAGGGTTACGAAAGTCAGATGGCTCGTTACTGAACCGAGCAACAACGTCGTCTCCTTCGTGCTTTCGACCAAGCGGGTTTAAATACTAGCCCAGAAGCAACTGAGTTTGCCTTAAAATATTACAATCTTTTCCTTGATGCTTTCCGTCATGAAGTAATCAATTATTTGGCAAATAAAATTTTAGTTGCCGAAGTTGGTCGTGCTCTCAACGAGGAACCAAAAGTAATGCCCCAAGGTCAAAGTTATGATCATTATATTAAGGGAGCCTTGGACTACTTTTATATGATTTTAAATGATGATGTTAATAAGATTATTGATAGTATGAATCAAGAAATTCGTTCGCAATATGCTCAGTTCTTTTGACAAAGTGATGAAGCTCGAAACCAGAGTCATTCTGCTGGAGCTTCATTCCAAGCGCAATTTGACGAAGTTGGTCAAGCCTATAAAACTTTGGAAACTAAGCAAGAAGCTACCGATGATGAATTAAAGAGTAATTATCGTAAATTGGCAAAAAAATATCATCCTGACCGTAATCCAAGCCAAGAAGCCAAAGAAAAAATGGCAAAAATTAACTCTGCCTATGATTTGTTAAAAAAAATTAGGAACATGTAA
- the rpmA gene encoding 50S ribosomal protein L27 — MKYWLGLQFFASKKGVGSTKNGRDSESKRLGAKKADGQFANAGSIIFRQRGTKIHPGHNVGRGGDDTLFALVSGIVKYEKFGKGRTRVTVIPQEAKTK, encoded by the coding sequence ATGAAATATTGATTAGGCTTACAGTTCTTCGCCTCGAAAAAAGGAGTTGGATCAACAAAAAATGGTCGTGACTCAGAATCGAAACGTTTAGGAGCTAAAAAAGCGGATGGGCAATTTGCCAACGCTGGATCAATTATTTTCCGCCAACGGGGAACTAAAATTCACCCAGGTCACAACGTTGGTCGTGGCGGGGATGATACTTTATTTGCGCTAGTAAGTGGTATTGTCAAATATGAAAAATTTGGCAAAGGTCGCACTCGTGTAACAGTTATTCCTCAAGAAGCAAAAACTAAATAA